A stretch of DNA from Mycolicibacterium celeriflavum:
CGCTGTCTGCCCCGGCTTCATCGACACCCCGATGCTGGCGAGCGTGATGGGCCTCGAAGGCATGGAGGGCCCACTGCGTTCCATCACCGAGGAGCACGCTCTGCAGCGGCGGGGCCGCCCGGACGAGATCGCTGCCGTCGCAGCGTTTCTCGTGTCGGCCGATGCGTCGTTCGTGACCGGCCAGGCCATCGCGGTCGACGGTGGCTACACCGCCGGTCGCGACCACGGCGTGGTCAAGCTGTTCGGTTTCCCAGACTGAACTTCACGGGTTGATCGTGAGTTCGCCGACCTGGCGGCCCCAGACGTACTCGATGAACAACGGCTGGCCGAGTTCGAGATGGTTGTACGGGGCGATGCTGGCGCCGGTGTCCATCACCAGATAAGGCGCCGGGTACAGCTCGCGGCTGACATCCTGCCAGCAGCCAGGACGGCCCTCCGGCCCGCCGGTGGCGTTGACCCGCGGCAGATTGTCGGGATAGATGTACGGATTGCCGGCACCCGCCAGGACGCCGCCACCACCGGTCAGCGAATAGCCGTTGCCGCCCAACGTCTTCGCCACCCGCGGTTGGACCTCGTTGAAGTTCTGGATTGTGCAGAACAGCGCGGGGCTGTGGTAGTCGAGCACTTTCGACGTCGGCAGCAGATCGGCGGCGCCGCGGACCAGATAGGGGCCGGCACGCTCGAAGACGTCGGCGCCCATGTCGGCGAAGCCGAGCGCGCCCATCAGCGCGGCGTCGAGGTCGGCGCGGTGCTCGTTGAACGTGCGACCGGTGGTCACCGCGTTGTCGAGGCCGTTCCACAGGTCGCCGGAGGCGTCGGCGTACACGTCGGCGAGATCGGCCAGCAGGCGGGTGTCGGACTGGATCGCCGGCATCCGGGCGTTGAGGTCGTCGACGATCCGGTTGCCGTTGCGCAGAGACTCGCCGAATCGGTCACCCAGACCCGTGAGGGCCTCCGCCGTCGCGGCCAGGGTCTGGTTCAACTTGATCGGGTCGACCTGTTCGGCGAGCGCCATGACCGTCTCGAACACGGTGTTGAACTCCGTCGTCACCGACGACACCTCGATCACCTCCCGGCCTGTGAGGTGTTGTGGCGACGGATCTTCGGGCGCGGTGAACGAGATGTACTTGTTGCCGAACACCGTGGTGGCGAGGATGTCCGCGGTCACGTTTGCCGGAATGCGTTCGAGGTAGCGGGGATTGACTTTGAGCGTGAGTTTCGCCTGCTGCCCGTCGCCGCCCTCGACGAGTGAGATCTGGCTGACCCGCCCGATCTCCACGCCGTTGTAGGTCACCTTCGCGCCCGGTTCGACGACCAGCCCGGCGCGCGGCGACAGCAACGTCAGCTGAGTCCGAGGCGTCAGGTCGCCGCGGAACTGGAGATACAGCACGCCCACCGCGACGGCGGCGATCACCAGGAACACCGCACCGGCCACCTTGTACGGCGGCCTGTGGCGGTCGACAAACACTTTGAGACAGTAAGGTATGGCCACCTCTCGTCGGGCCCGTACTGCCGATCCGGCGAAGACCCGCACCGCGGTCGCGGCGCTGGTGGACTGGTTACGCGACGATGAGCGACCAGCGCCGGCCAGAACCGAACTCGCCGAGGCGGTCCGGTTGACGGCCCGCACGCTCGCCGCGGTCGCGCCGGGTTCCAGCGTCGAGGTCCGCGTACCACCGTTCATCGCGGTGCAGTGCATCGCGGGTCCGGCGCACCGGCGCGGCAACCCGCCCAATGTGGCCGAGACCGATCCGCGGACTTGGCTGCTGCTCGCCAGCGGGATGCTGTCGCTGGGCGACGCCGTGGCCGACGGCCGGTTGACGCTGTCGGGGTCGCGCGCCGGCGAGATCGGGACCTGGCTACCGCTGATCGACCTCGACGGTTAGCTTCGCCACACCACGTCCGCCGGGGATTTCGGTGCTCTACTGACCGCTCAGCGATATGTCCTGTTTCGGGACATCGCTGACAGGTGTATGTCTCGGGACATCGCTGACACCTGAGTAAGGGCCTGGCCAGGATGGTTCATGGCCCAGAAGGTGACGGCGATGGACATTCTTGTTGCGACGGCATTTGGACAGATCCGCAACGTGTCGCAGTTCTGCCGCGATCAGCAGATCAGC
This window harbors:
- a CDS encoding sterol carrier family protein codes for the protein MATSRRARTADPAKTRTAVAALVDWLRDDERPAPARTELAEAVRLTARTLAAVAPGSSVEVRVPPFIAVQCIAGPAHRRGNPPNVAETDPRTWLLLASGMLSLGDAVADGRLTLSGSRAGEIGTWLPLIDLDG
- a CDS encoding MCE family protein, giving the protein MFVDRHRPPYKVAGAVFLVIAAVAVGVLYLQFRGDLTPRTQLTLLSPRAGLVVEPGAKVTYNGVEIGRVSQISLVEGGDGQQAKLTLKVNPRYLERIPANVTADILATTVFGNKYISFTAPEDPSPQHLTGREVIEVSSVTTEFNTVFETVMALAEQVDPIKLNQTLAATAEALTGLGDRFGESLRNGNRIVDDLNARMPAIQSDTRLLADLADVYADASGDLWNGLDNAVTTGRTFNEHRADLDAALMGALGFADMGADVFERAGPYLVRGAADLLPTSKVLDYHSPALFCTIQNFNEVQPRVAKTLGGNGYSLTGGGGVLAGAGNPYIYPDNLPRVNATGGPEGRPGCWQDVSRELYPAPYLVMDTGASIAPYNHLELGQPLFIEYVWGRQVGELTINP